The following proteins are encoded in a genomic region of Sebastes fasciatus isolate fSebFas1 chromosome 14, fSebFas1.pri, whole genome shotgun sequence:
- the ino80da gene encoding INO80 complex subunit Da encodes MYEGKHIHFSEVDNKPLCSYSPKLCKQRRLNGYAFCIRHVLEDKTAPFKQCEYVAKYNSQRCTNPIPKSEDRRYCNSHLQVLGFIPKKERKKKHDALEEMRSRAHLESVALNITVPSLALKAPNGLDELPPSPPCTRLLPLPDGELLDPFAFYEDDTDGEEVGTPRKGSAIKKKLQSRLVLNQKLCHDTDLFQTPPEHFSPAPAPRVHPSSPLNTHLPRQQSGLLQPPQHSSVTSFIFPGQQQGLLCNPPPPQTVNFLPPGMPANAAPSPVQPSGPSLSRKMPFAATHLPVSCKDSGSNNQRHVVVMRPAAFSPSASCLARLQHLVQLCAKTHQEHGDLFPHLGLDWSEDSADDDDEEEAETFVPFQSSWRPRNGLEDDGGSSRRTRLLRLCSYLQEKYKHVCRQERASIRQKRYRYAFRKALLHAASNNPDCAGQLIQELRGASRNSSSAAPARQQNTDTGTCTGSTKGQACNNRALPFTRHCFQHILLNRSQQLFASCTAKFADGQQCSIPVFDITHQTPLCEEHAKKMDNFLRGDGNRRVQHQQQQQRKPRKKTKPPALTKKHKKKRRRGPRRPQKPIPPALPQGNLGMPSISLAMPSQAGIRSPSTPDLSAEELPDDITNEMADIPNDLELNQEDFSDVLPRLADDLQDFDLFEGKNGDLLPTTEEAEELVRALQAMGSYPDSLVCLTSMGDLAPSEGVDHRALTVFPGPVQPGGMGDLLSSRIPTENFTSLELEDNLLQSTGGHFPPSPPSQPANQPQTPCSNLTSSSSTVAPSTTSLLTQTSMTERTFSRTHTSHVLAKSDAPTSSPQGSHYSSEHVPSPYSDHISSPHASSFQTDTPLLLEVPLGGVPGPPRSSWNNLPLPLTDPTQFGNLIGSESHLISTSLSTPPATTHSVTLQPMAALSAMPQSGLTGLTTSPAPSSSLPPSSHDLLTSTQPKQQLPQFSAAFGHQLASHSGIPKDVQPSHSSTAPPAGFSIVSATAASANSATPPFTQSK; translated from the exons ATGTATGAAGGCAAACACATACACTTCTCAGAGGTGGACAATAAGCCGTTGTGCTCGTACAGCCCAAAGCTCTGCAAGCAGCGCAGGCTAAATGGCTATGCTTTCTGTATCCGACACGTTCTGGAGGATAAGACGGCCCCCTTCAAGCAATGTGAATATGTGGCCAAGTACAACAGCCAGCGATGTACCAACCCCATCCCCAAGTCGGAGGACCGCAG ATACTGTAACAGCCACCTGCAAGTTCTGGGCTTTATCCCCAAGAAGGAACGGAAAAAGAAGCATGACGCTTTGGAGGAAATGCGCTCACGGGCTCACCTGGAGTCAGTGGCTCTCAACATAACTGTGCCCTCTCTAGCTCTGAAAGCTCCCAACGGTCTCGATGAACTTCCGCCATCTCCTCCCTGTACGCGCCTGTTACCCCTCCCCGATGGGGAGCTCCTGGACCCTTTTGCCTTTTACGAGGACGACACAGACGGGGAGGAGGTGGGCACTCCTCGGAAGGGCAGCGCCATCAAGAAGAAACTACAGAGTCGGCTGGTGCTCAACCAGAAACTCTGCCACGACACGGACCTCTTCCAGACACCTCCTGAGCACTTTAGTCCCGCCCCTGCCCCCCGCGTCCACCCCTCCTCGCCGCTCAACACTCATCTCCCGCGGCAGCAGTCAGGTCTTCTCCAGCCGCCCCAGCACTCCAGCGTGACTTCCTTCATCTTCCCAGGACAGCAGCAGGGTTTATTATGCAATCCACCACCACCTCAGACGGTCAACTTTCTGCCTCCAGGGATGCCCGCTAATGCAGCACCCAGTCCAGTGCAACCTTCTGGGCCATCACTCAGCAGGAAAATGCCTTTCGCCGCTACTCACTTGCCTGTCAGTTGCAAGGACAGCGGCAGTAACAATCAGCGGCACGTGGTCGTCATGCGTCCCGCTGCCTTCTCACCTTCTGCCAGCTGCCTGGCCAGGTTGCAACATCTGGTGCAGCTCTGTGCCAAGACACACCAGGAGCATGGAGACCTCTTTCCTCATCTAG GACTGGACTGGTCAGAAGACAGTgctgatgacgatgatgaagaggaggcagAGACATTTGTCCCTTTCCAGAGCTCTTGGAGACCACGGAATGG GTTGGAAGACGACGGCGGTTCCTCGCGGAGAACGCGGCTACTTAGGCTTTGCTCGTACCTCCAGGAGAAATACAAGCACGTGTGCAGGCAGGAGAGGGCGAGTATCCGCCAAAAGAGATACCGCTATGCCTTCCGCAAAGCCTTGCTGCACGCCGCCAGTAACAACCCTGACTGTGCCGGGCAGCTGATCCAGGAGTTACGCGGTGCCTCTCGAAACTCCTCAAG TGCGGCTCCAGCGAGGCAGCAGAACACAGATACGGGGACCTGCACTGGCAGCACAAAGGGCCAGGCCTGCAACAACAGGGCTCTGCCCTTCACCCGACACTGCTTTCAGC ACATTCTGTTGAATCGTTCCCAGCAGCTCTTTGCTAGTTGCACAGCCAAATTTGCAGATGGTCAGCAGTGCTCCATCCCCGTGTTTGACATCACGCACCAGACACCACTCTGTGAAGAGCATGCCAAAAAAATG GATAACTTCCTGCGAGGGGACGGTAACCGGCGAgtgcagcaccagcagcagcaacagcgaAAGCCACGTAAAAAGACCAAACCACCGGCACTcaccaaaaaacacaagaagaagaggaggagaggaccgCGGAGGCCTCAGAAACCCATCCCTCCAGCGTTGCCACAGGGGAACCTGGGAATGCCTTCTATAAGCCTAGCGATGCCCTCACAGGCCGGCATCAG GAGCCCTTCAACTCCAGACCTGAGCGCAGAGGAGCTTCCTGACGACATCACCAATGAAATGGCAGACATTCCAAATGACCTCGAGCTGAACCAGGAGGATTTCTCCGATGTGTTACCCAGACTAGCTGATGACCTGCAGGACTTCGACTTGTTTGAAG GTAAAAACGGGGATTTATTGCCCACCacggaggaggcggaggagctGGTGCGTGCTCTGCAGGCTATGGGGTCCTACCCAGACTCTCTGGTGTGCCTGACCTCCATGGGAGACCTGGCCCCATCTGAAGGAGTGGACCACCGAGCCCTGACCGTGTTCCCTGGTCCGGTCCAGCCGGGGGGCATGGGGGACCTGCTCAGCAGCCGCATCCCGACGGAGAACTTCACCAGCCTCGAGCTGGAGGACAATCTACTGCAGTCCACCGGGGGTCACTTCCCCCCCTCGCCGCCATCTCAGCCCGCTAACCAGCCCCAGACGCCGTGCTCCAACCTGACCTCATCTTCTTCTACGGTAgccccctccaccacctcccTGCTCACTCAGACCTCCATGACGGAGCGAACGTTTTCCCGGACACACACGTCCCACGTCCTGGCCAAGTCGGACGCGCCCACGTCATCTCCCCAAGGCAGCCACTACAGCAGTGAGCACGTGCCATCACCGTACAGCGACCACATATCGTCTCCCCACGCCAGCTCCTTCCAGACAGACACCCCTCTGCTGCTGGAGGTCCCTCTCGGCGGCGTACCGGGACCCCCGCGCTCTTCATGGAACAATCTCCCTCTCCCCCTCACAGACCCCACGCAGTTTGGCAATCTCATAGGGTCGGAAAGTCATCTCATATCCACCTCCCTGTCCACGCCCCCGGCCACCACCCACTCTGTGACGCTGCAGCCCATGGCGGCGCTCTCGGCGATGCCCCAGAGCGGCTTGACGGGTTTAACGACTTCCCCCGCGCCCTCATCCTCCCTCCCACCCTCGTCGCACGATCTTCTGACCTCCACGCAGCCCAAGCAACAGCTCCCACAGTTCAGCGCGGCCTTTGGCCATCAATTGGCCTCCCACAGTGGCATCCCGAAAGACGTGCAGCCCAGCCACAGCTCCACAGCGCCCCCCGCTGGCTTTTCCATAGTTAGTGCCACCGCTGCAAGTGCCAACAGCGCCACGCCACCCTTTACGCAAAGTAAATGA